A DNA window from Parabacteroides johnsonii DSM 18315 contains the following coding sequences:
- a CDS encoding TonB family protein, whose amino-acid sequence MKVRQIFYSFLAASLLGACSDTDPSGNFSLNDCPQVAIRQLVGNDSVVVCNLDLIKDTLNIPLSQLIDDFKIIKLDSKDEALVKSYFTHITDNYIGVYSGRMIPYKLFDKEGNFLRTIGSIGQGPNEYTLIYDSQIDEKNKRVYLLPWNTKQLLVYDFDGNNLPPVPLPTRIPKGIFQVDTDKEIVTIGILPFRYMENKSIIWQQDMKGNIIQETDATPFFTYDDFSNEVSNNQNTGQFDFYIFHWGAQEDSLYHYDKAANRLVPIFTIPFETEEIPKHDYIELPGHYIAEITTKVVGGTSMGGMNILVDKQTLKGCYFNLVNDFLGNMLITRPIFYFQDGKFTLNMDPGNLLDALETVLAKSAKLPDAEIQKLTEFKNSISIDDNNYLLTGKLKQEAKKLTASTGAEAIPIQIKSTKETGTIDSTEQENPDLIYYTATLETWKSYFPVHNKYKDWDSKNAKQVLIGANIDKYGKPHDVKIIKSSGIKELDEEAMRLIQEAPIVPAKNKDGKNVEQTNWGIPVYFPPR is encoded by the coding sequence ATGAAGGTACGACAGATCTTCTATTCTTTTTTGGCAGCATCTCTTCTGGGAGCTTGCTCCGATACCGATCCATCCGGTAATTTCTCTTTAAACGACTGTCCGCAAGTGGCTATCCGGCAACTGGTTGGAAACGATAGCGTAGTCGTCTGTAATCTCGACCTGATAAAAGATACACTGAACATCCCGCTCAGCCAACTCATTGACGACTTCAAAATCATTAAATTAGACTCGAAAGACGAGGCATTGGTAAAAAGTTATTTTACCCATATAACAGATAACTATATCGGTGTCTACTCCGGGAGAATGATCCCTTACAAACTCTTCGACAAAGAAGGAAATTTCCTGCGTACAATCGGGAGTATCGGACAAGGGCCGAATGAATATACCCTGATATATGACAGTCAGATAGACGAGAAAAACAAGAGAGTCTACCTCCTGCCCTGGAATACAAAACAGCTGCTCGTATATGACTTCGATGGCAACAACCTCCCTCCTGTTCCACTACCGACTCGAATACCCAAAGGCATTTTCCAGGTAGATACAGACAAGGAGATCGTCACAATAGGCATTCTACCTTTCCGCTATATGGAAAATAAATCCATAATATGGCAACAGGATATGAAAGGTAACATTATACAGGAAACAGATGCCACGCCTTTTTTCACGTATGACGATTTCAGCAATGAAGTCAGCAATAACCAAAATACGGGACAGTTCGACTTCTACATTTTCCATTGGGGAGCACAGGAAGACTCATTATATCATTACGATAAAGCTGCCAACCGCTTAGTTCCTATCTTTACAATCCCGTTCGAAACAGAGGAAATCCCCAAGCATGACTATATAGAATTGCCTGGTCACTATATAGCCGAAATCACAACGAAGGTCGTGGGCGGAACCAGCATGGGAGGGATGAATATACTCGTAGACAAACAGACTTTAAAAGGATGTTACTTCAATCTCGTCAATGATTTCCTGGGAAATATGCTCATTACACGTCCCATTTTCTATTTCCAGGACGGCAAGTTCACCCTAAACATGGACCCGGGAAATCTGCTTGATGCCTTAGAGACTGTCCTGGCAAAATCCGCAAAACTACCGGATGCCGAGATACAAAAGCTAACGGAATTCAAAAATTCCATCTCCATTGATGACAATAATTATCTTCTCACCGGCAAATTAAAACAGGAAGCGAAGAAACTGACGGCTTCTACAGGAGCAGAAGCAATTCCCATACAGATAAAAAGCACAAAAGAAACTGGAACCATTGACAGTACGGAGCAGGAAAACCCAGACCTCATTTATTATACCGCTACGCTGGAGACTTGGAAAAGCTATTTTCCTGTTCATAACAAATACAAAGACTGGGATTCCAAAAACGCAAAACAGGTACTGATCGGAGCAAATATCGACAAATATGGTAAACCACATGACGTTAAGATCATCAAAAGCAGTGGTATTAAAGAATTGGATGAAGAGGCCATGCGCCTAATACAGGAAGCTCCGATCGTTCCTGCTAAAAATAAGGATGGAAAAAATGTAGAACAAACCAATTGGGGTATCCCGGTCTATTTTCCTCCCAGATAA
- a CDS encoding TolB family protein, whose amino-acid sequence MKTCCMILLAAFTSLASAQQNGVTSILEVLDVTNGRRTVVKEFPYRIEAPNWTPDGRWLVYNSGGKLYKLSPDSPGEPEMINTGFATRCNNDHVIAADGKQIAISHGTKEDGKSRIYTLPMQGGTPRLITPIAPSYLHGWSPDGRQLAYCADRKGNYDIYVIPVEGGEEIRLTTAEGLDDGPEYSPCGEYIWFNSVRTGLMQVWRMKKDGSEQTQMTFDETRNSWFPHISPDGKSVIFITYYKGDLEPEQHLPNKNVELRIMPATGGEPKTLVKLFGGQGTINVNSWAPDSRRVAFVSYRLSSPSSK is encoded by the coding sequence ATGAAAACCTGTTGTATGATTCTTTTAGCGGCCTTCACGTCGCTCGCATCCGCCCAACAGAACGGCGTAACCAGCATATTGGAAGTACTGGACGTAACAAACGGTAGGCGCACCGTAGTCAAAGAATTCCCCTACCGTATCGAAGCACCAAACTGGACGCCCGACGGCCGGTGGCTCGTGTATAATAGCGGAGGAAAACTGTACAAACTCTCACCCGATTCGCCCGGCGAACCTGAAATGATAAACACCGGCTTTGCCACCCGCTGCAACAACGACCATGTCATAGCTGCCGACGGCAAGCAGATAGCTATCAGCCACGGGACAAAAGAAGACGGCAAATCACGCATCTATACCCTTCCGATGCAAGGAGGGACACCTCGCCTGATCACCCCGATAGCCCCCAGCTACCTGCACGGTTGGAGTCCGGATGGACGGCAACTCGCCTATTGTGCCGACCGGAAAGGCAATTATGACATTTACGTTATTCCGGTTGAAGGAGGAGAAGAAATACGCCTGACGACAGCAGAAGGATTGGACGATGGTCCCGAATATTCTCCTTGCGGAGAATATATCTGGTTCAATTCTGTACGCACGGGTTTGATGCAGGTATGGAGAATGAAAAAAGACGGCTCCGAACAAACCCAGATGACATTCGACGAAACCCGCAATTCCTGGTTTCCCCACATCTCTCCCGACGGTAAATCCGTCATCTTTATTACCTATTATAAAGGAGACCTGGAACCAGAGCAGCATCTTCCCAACAAGAACGTAGAACTCAGGATTATGCCAGCCACGGGAGGAGAGCCAAAAACATTAGTCAAGCTATTCGGAGGACAGGGAACGATCAATGTCAATTCCTGGGCTCCGGACAGCAGGCGCGTAGCATTCGTCAGTTACCGCCTCTCCTCTCCTTCCTCCAAATAA
- a CDS encoding acyltransferase, translated as MDTVQTTTARPHIVWLDVLRLVAILMVIAIHCTDPFNASPESRANPEFNFWGSVYGSMLRASVPLFVMMTGFLLLPVRQEASTFYKKRIPRVLFPFLIWSVLFDLAPWFIQWVGGSPELVTDFFPWEPNPSASFVEALKTIALIPLTFTVYATPMWYIYALIGLYLYMPVFSAWVEKASDKAKRMFLSLWFISLFIPYLTEFVSRYQFGTCSWNSFGLFYYFAGFNGYLLLGHYLGKKTEGALGKTLLMTIPLFLVGYFITWAGFRYMTSDPNVSEEGMELFFTYCSPNVLLMTAAVFLLVRKVRITSPVICRALANLTKCGFGLYCVHYFFVGPSYMFAQWIGTPVPALVPVSAVLTFICSWSFTYLVSKLPHAKYIIG; from the coding sequence ATGGACACTGTTCAAACTACTACTGCCAGACCACATATTGTCTGGCTGGATGTTCTTCGTCTTGTCGCCATCCTGATGGTGATTGCCATCCATTGTACCGACCCGTTTAACGCTTCGCCTGAATCGAGGGCCAATCCGGAGTTTAATTTTTGGGGGTCTGTTTATGGCTCTATGCTGCGTGCCAGCGTGCCGCTTTTTGTGATGATGACCGGATTTCTTTTGTTGCCGGTCAGGCAGGAAGCTTCCACTTTTTATAAGAAACGTATTCCGCGTGTGTTGTTTCCATTCCTGATTTGGTCTGTCTTGTTTGATCTGGCCCCCTGGTTCATCCAGTGGGTAGGAGGTAGCCCGGAGCTGGTGACAGATTTTTTCCCTTGGGAACCGAATCCTTCGGCCTCGTTCGTAGAGGCGTTGAAGACGATCGCTTTGATTCCTCTAACCTTTACGGTCTATGCGACGCCGATGTGGTATATCTATGCGCTGATAGGGCTTTATCTGTATATGCCGGTCTTCTCCGCATGGGTGGAGAAGGCGTCGGATAAGGCGAAGCGTATGTTTTTGTCGCTTTGGTTTATTTCGTTGTTTATCCCTTATCTGACGGAGTTTGTCTCTCGTTACCAGTTCGGAACCTGCTCATGGAATTCATTCGGCTTATTTTATTATTTTGCTGGTTTCAACGGCTATTTACTGTTAGGACATTATTTAGGGAAAAAAACGGAGGGGGCGCTTGGTAAGACCTTGTTAATGACGATTCCGCTGTTTTTAGTTGGCTATTTTATTACATGGGCCGGTTTTCGCTATATGACATCCGATCCGAATGTGAGCGAGGAGGGGATGGAGCTGTTCTTTACTTATTGTTCGCCTAACGTCTTGTTGATGACGGCGGCCGTTTTCCTGTTGGTACGAAAAGTACGGATCACCTCGCCGGTTATTTGCCGTGCCCTTGCCAATCTGACCAAATGCGGTTTTGGCTTGTATTGCGTGCATTATTTTTTTGTCGGTCCTTCTTATATGTTCGCACAGTGGATCGGGACACCTGTTCCGGCGTTGGTTCCTGTTTCGGCTGTTCTTACCTTTATTTGTTCATGGTCATTTACTTATCTGGTGAGTAAGTTGCCGCATGCGAAATATATCATCGGCTAA
- a CDS encoding helix-turn-helix transcriptional regulator — protein sequence MLDKIQFLLSLQIIGFCIFGGLTLLLRASDNRAKKILGWGMFLWAFLAAIRLSVNLYLHEPKEAFHPDILIMGALVAAMLACYVIEVLRPGFLTCQRFLLFISPVIFGGLAYLTYRLSGGEIHTYYSIREVFEYFNMDVLLRMTVFLLTLFYMVLPVYLIARYGKDFKVFLSENVSDPEEYDLEWLKKTMIIFIALHGFYLVLLLTNTPLMYAIDKTVLLFVWYYFFYKALFLKVVVLEHSFESGWDLPYQEEEDGDDDDEHRVLSKRYAEEVNAWFEREKPYLREDLRLTDLQRIFPISRSYLSQLFNRELGQSFSDYVNQFRIEESKRLMDTEPNVSIQEIAERSGFHSISTFRRAFQKCTGTIPSEYKNSK from the coding sequence ATGTTGGACAAAATTCAGTTTTTATTAAGCTTGCAGATCATAGGATTCTGTATTTTCGGCGGACTCACCCTGCTGCTTCGGGCCAGTGATAACCGGGCAAAAAAGATATTGGGATGGGGTATGTTTTTGTGGGCTTTCCTGGCAGCCATAAGGTTGTCTGTAAACCTTTATCTGCATGAACCGAAAGAAGCTTTCCATCCGGATATCCTGATCATGGGGGCTTTGGTGGCAGCTATGCTCGCCTGTTATGTGATTGAAGTATTGCGGCCTGGCTTTCTTACCTGCCAACGTTTTCTTCTATTTATCAGTCCGGTTATTTTCGGTGGCCTGGCCTACCTGACTTATCGGTTGTCGGGAGGTGAAATTCATACCTACTATTCGATACGGGAGGTTTTCGAATATTTCAATATGGATGTCTTGCTTCGTATGACGGTCTTTTTGCTGACCTTGTTTTATATGGTTCTGCCTGTTTATCTGATAGCAAGGTATGGTAAGGATTTCAAAGTTTTTTTATCAGAGAATGTTTCCGATCCGGAAGAATATGATTTGGAATGGTTAAAGAAAACCATGATCATTTTTATTGCTCTACATGGTTTTTATCTTGTTTTATTGCTGACCAATACGCCTTTGATGTATGCGATCGACAAAACGGTCCTGCTGTTCGTATGGTATTATTTTTTCTATAAGGCGTTATTTCTGAAGGTGGTTGTCCTGGAACATTCTTTTGAGAGTGGATGGGATCTACCGTATCAAGAAGAGGAAGATGGTGATGACGATGATGAACACCGGGTTCTCAGTAAACGTTATGCAGAGGAAGTAAATGCATGGTTTGAAAGAGAAAAACCGTATCTTCGCGAAGATTTACGCCTGACGGATTTGCAACGGATCTTTCCTATCAGCCGTTCCTATCTTTCCCAATTGTTTAACCGGGAGCTGGGACAATCGTTTTCCGATTATGTCAACCAGTTCCGGATCGAGGAAAGTAAGCGTTTGATGGATACCGAGCCGAATGTCAGTATACAGGAGATTGCCGAACGTTCAGGATTCCATTCGATCAGTACGTTCCGGAGAGCTTTCCAGAAGTGTACGGGTACGATTCCGTCGGAGTATAAGAATAGCAAATAA
- a CDS encoding fimbrillin family protein — protein sequence MNKLLLFIMATVCIFSCTNDYDPVLIENLGMKKQPLKIITKVLTTKSPNFIQEFTRGSVIGLHVVSENTGNIYDSNPDYKNVRAEAFLIHNKLDWRQSPEIYLNEEPVTVYAYYPYQSQVDFDPENIPVRISPDASLTKDYMYGIQASGQRAVNQISPVALLNMNHTLSLLSFQLRMTPEAEGCFLLHAIQIGNKAGGTALCFGGKMNIKTGNIGGCAGTNASTRLKLNTPLMLKKISDEPQQLMVIPTSRIRTDGDVEVLFTINETTFKYKVPANTKWEKGKRYIYNLLFNGKDITLENVSASEWLPVDNITWY from the coding sequence ATGAATAAATTACTACTATTTATAATGGCGACAGTTTGTATTTTTAGCTGCACAAACGACTACGATCCGGTACTCATTGAAAATTTAGGCATGAAAAAACAACCTTTAAAAATAATCACAAAGGTACTGACTACAAAGTCTCCTAATTTTATACAAGAATTTACAAGAGGATCAGTCATCGGGTTACATGTCGTCTCGGAAAACACCGGTAACATCTACGATAGTAATCCGGACTACAAAAACGTGCGGGCTGAAGCCTTTCTGATACACAACAAGTTGGACTGGCGCCAGTCACCCGAGATTTACCTGAACGAGGAACCGGTCACCGTTTATGCCTATTACCCGTATCAGTCGCAGGTTGATTTCGATCCGGAGAATATCCCGGTCCGCATATCGCCGGATGCTTCCCTGACGAAAGATTACATGTACGGGATACAGGCCAGCGGGCAACGGGCGGTCAACCAGATTTCTCCAGTCGCGTTGCTCAACATGAATCATACGCTTTCACTCCTAAGTTTCCAATTGCGAATGACACCGGAAGCGGAAGGCTGCTTCCTACTCCATGCGATACAGATCGGAAACAAAGCCGGCGGCACGGCTCTCTGCTTCGGGGGTAAGATGAACATTAAAACCGGAAATATCGGCGGATGTGCCGGAACAAATGCCTCCACCCGACTGAAACTGAATACTCCGCTCATGTTGAAAAAGATATCGGACGAGCCGCAACAACTGATGGTAATCCCCACATCGCGTATCAGGACAGACGGAGATGTGGAAGTACTCTTCACCATCAACGAAACAACATTCAAATATAAAGTTCCCGCCAATACGAAGTGGGAAAAAGGAAAAAGATATATATACAACCTTCTCTTCAACGGTAAAGACATCACGCTCGAAAATGTAAGTGCCAGCGAATGGCTTCCGGTTGATAACATCACCTGGTATTAG
- the gadC gene encoding putative glutamine/gamma-aminobutyrate antiporter GadC, with product MANIGKAAKLGVFTLAIMNVTAVVSLRGLPAEAVYGLSSAFYYLFAAIVFLIPTSLVAAELAAMFQDKQGGVFRWVGEAYGKKWGFLAIWVQWIESTIWYPTVLTFGAVSIAFIGMNDAHDMTLASNKVYTLVVVLIIYWLATFISLKGLSWVGKVAKVGGIVGTIIPAALLIILGIVYLASGGHSNMDFHSNFFPDFTKFDNLVLASSIFLFYAGMEMGGIHVKDVENPSVNYPKAVFIGALITVLIFVLGTFALGIIIPQKDINLTQSLLVGFDNYFKFIHASWLSPVIAVALAFGVLAGVLTWVAGPSKGIFAVGKAGYLPPFFQKTNKLGVQKNILLVQGLAVTFLSLLFVVMPSVQSFYQILSQLTVILYLIMYMLMFSGAIALRYRMKKAGRPFRIGKNGNGLMWFIGGLGFCGSLLAFVLSFIPPSQISTGNNTVWFAVLIIGAIVVVAAPFIIYAAKKPSWVDPNTAFEPFHWEVDKQVQGAATTVTTTGAASATIASASKEPDNRTTTGTSSSGMSGKV from the coding sequence ATGGCAAATATTGGAAAAGCAGCAAAACTTGGAGTATTTACTCTTGCGATTATGAATGTTACGGCAGTCGTCTCACTTCGCGGACTGCCGGCTGAGGCTGTGTATGGACTAAGTTCAGCCTTTTATTATCTGTTTGCAGCAATCGTGTTCTTAATTCCTACCTCGTTGGTGGCAGCCGAATTAGCCGCCATGTTCCAGGATAAGCAGGGTGGAGTGTTCCGATGGGTAGGAGAGGCCTATGGTAAGAAATGGGGGTTCCTGGCTATCTGGGTACAATGGATTGAAAGTACGATCTGGTATCCGACCGTATTGACTTTCGGGGCCGTTTCTATTGCGTTTATCGGGATGAACGATGCGCATGACATGACGCTGGCTTCAAACAAAGTGTACACGCTGGTTGTGGTATTGATTATTTACTGGCTTGCCACTTTCATCTCTTTGAAAGGTTTGAGCTGGGTAGGTAAAGTGGCTAAAGTGGGTGGTATCGTTGGTACGATTATCCCGGCTGCCTTATTGATTATCTTAGGTATCGTGTATCTGGCTTCCGGCGGTCATTCCAATATGGACTTCCACAGCAATTTCTTCCCCGACTTCACGAAGTTCGATAATTTGGTACTTGCGTCCAGTATATTCCTTTTTTATGCTGGTATGGAAATGGGGGGTATCCATGTGAAAGATGTCGAAAATCCTTCCGTCAATTATCCGAAGGCTGTGTTTATCGGTGCGTTGATTACCGTGTTGATCTTCGTGTTGGGAACATTCGCATTGGGTATCATTATCCCGCAGAAAGATATTAATCTGACGCAGAGTTTGCTGGTTGGTTTTGACAACTATTTTAAATTTATCCATGCTTCCTGGTTGTCGCCCGTTATTGCCGTTGCGTTGGCTTTCGGTGTGTTGGCAGGTGTATTGACATGGGTTGCCGGTCCCTCAAAAGGTATCTTTGCCGTTGGTAAAGCCGGTTATCTGCCTCCGTTCTTCCAGAAAACAAACAAGTTGGGTGTACAGAAAAATATTTTGTTGGTTCAAGGTTTGGCTGTTACATTCCTAAGTTTGTTGTTCGTGGTTATGCCTTCCGTACAGAGCTTCTATCAGATTTTGTCACAGTTGACGGTTATTCTTTATCTGATTATGTATATGCTGATGTTCTCCGGTGCAATCGCATTGCGTTACCGGATGAAGAAAGCGGGTCGTCCGTTCCGTATCGGTAAGAATGGTAACGGACTGATGTGGTTTATCGGCGGTCTTGGTTTTTGCGGTTCATTGCTCGCCTTCGTACTGAGCTTTATCCCGCCCAGCCAGATTTCGACAGGTAACAATACTGTCTGGTTTGCCGTACTGATTATCGGTGCTATTGTGGTAGTAGCCGCTCCGTTCATTATCTATGCTGCCAAGAAACCGTCTTGGGTGGATCCGAATACTGCGTTCGAACCGTTCCATTGGGAAGTCGACAAACAGGTACAGGGAGCTGCTACGACTGTCACTACTACAGGTGCCGCTTCTGCAACAATCGCCTCCGCTTCTAAAGAACCGGACAACCGCACTACAACCGGTACATCGTCTTCTGGGATGTCAGGCAAGGTGTAA
- a CDS encoding potassium channel family protein — translation MRTAFNDFFYEKRGIYGVLHVMILLLSLFLIVDISIDTFNNIPFISQTSYLKTQFWICMFFIADFILEFFLSKDKIHYLQTHFLFLLVSIPYLNIIDYYGFTFSAEVTYFLRFIPLVRSGWALAIVVGWLTSNRASGLFVSYLTMLLAMVYFSSLIFFVIEQKVNPEVKDYSDALWWAFMDVTTVGSNIIAITPTGRILSVLLAALGMMMFPIFTVYVTSLVQSANKKKEDYYNKTHLTPSGQAVDTQPVVITHKSDNPQ, via the coding sequence ATGAGAACTGCATTCAATGATTTTTTTTATGAAAAACGAGGTATCTACGGAGTACTTCATGTGATGATATTGCTGCTATCGCTATTCCTCATCGTAGATATTTCGATCGACACGTTCAATAATATACCGTTCATCTCGCAAACCTCGTATCTGAAAACGCAGTTCTGGATCTGTATGTTCTTCATTGCCGATTTCATATTGGAGTTTTTCTTATCAAAAGATAAAATTCATTATTTGCAAACCCATTTTCTCTTCCTGCTGGTTTCGATTCCTTATCTTAATATAATAGATTACTATGGCTTTACTTTCTCGGCCGAGGTGACCTATTTCCTGCGTTTCATCCCGCTCGTACGCAGCGGATGGGCACTGGCGATCGTCGTCGGCTGGCTGACTTCGAACCGGGCTTCCGGCCTCTTCGTCTCCTACCTGACGATGTTGCTGGCAATGGTCTATTTCTCCAGCCTGATCTTTTTCGTGATCGAACAGAAAGTGAATCCCGAAGTCAAGGATTACAGTGACGCTCTCTGGTGGGCTTTCATGGACGTGACGACCGTAGGTTCGAACATCATCGCGATCACCCCTACAGGACGCATCCTGTCGGTCCTGCTGGCTGCTCTCGGCATGATGATGTTCCCGATCTTCACGGTCTATGTCACGAGTCTGGTACAGTCTGCAAATAAGAAAAAAGAAGATTATTATAATAAAACGCATCTCACTCCCTCCGGACAAGCAGTTGATACCCAGCCGGTCGTCATTACTCATAAATCCGATAACCCACAGTAA
- the glsA gene encoding glutaminase A, whose protein sequence is MNKTISVSQIKEAAQEAYEQFKDNTGGKNADYIPYLANIDKNLFGISICLLDGKIITLGDSSYRFGIESVSKVHTAILALRQYGAEKVLKMIGADATGLPFNSIMAILLENDHPSTPLVNAGAITACSMVQPVGNSDKKWEAIVSNITDLCGSAPQLIDELYKSETATNFNNRSIAWLLKNYNRIYDDPDMSLDLYTRQCSLGITAEQLSIAAATVANNGVNPVTKKPVFDASLSPKITSLVATVGFYERTGDWLYTSGIPAKTGVGGGVMGIMPGHFGISAFAPPLDSSGNSVKAQLAIKYIMNKLGISIFGSTRFTITD, encoded by the coding sequence ATGAATAAAACAATTTCTGTTTCACAAATAAAAGAAGCTGCACAGGAGGCTTACGAGCAATTCAAGGATAATACAGGTGGTAAGAATGCCGATTACATCCCTTATCTGGCTAATATCGACAAGAACCTGTTCGGTATTAGTATCTGCCTGTTGGACGGTAAGATCATTACATTAGGAGATTCTTCCTACCGTTTCGGGATCGAGTCTGTCTCGAAAGTGCATACGGCTATCCTGGCACTTCGCCAGTACGGAGCCGAGAAAGTACTGAAGATGATCGGTGCCGATGCTACCGGCCTTCCTTTCAACTCCATCATGGCGATCTTGTTGGAAAATGACCATCCTTCCACTCCGCTGGTAAATGCCGGTGCGATCACGGCTTGCAGTATGGTGCAACCGGTCGGTAATTCCGACAAGAAGTGGGAAGCCATCGTTTCCAACATCACCGACCTTTGCGGGAGTGCTCCGCAACTGATCGATGAACTGTACAAGTCAGAGACTGCCACCAACTTCAATAACCGTTCTATCGCCTGGTTACTGAAGAACTACAACCGTATCTATGACGATCCGGATATGTCGCTCGACCTGTACACCCGCCAGTGTTCGTTAGGTATCACAGCCGAACAGCTTTCCATTGCCGCAGCAACCGTTGCCAACAACGGCGTGAATCCAGTTACCAAGAAGCCTGTTTTTGACGCCTCCTTGTCGCCAAAAATCACTTCTTTAGTGGCTACAGTCGGTTTTTATGAACGTACGGGAGACTGGTTGTATACTTCCGGTATTCCGGCCAAAACGGGTGTAGGCGGTGGCGTGATGGGTATCATGCCCGGGCACTTCGGCATCTCTGCCTTTGCACCTCCTTTGGACAGTTCCGGCAACTCTGTAAAGGCACAGTTGGCAATAAAATACATAATGAATAAATTGGGCATCTCCATTTTTGGCAGTACCCGGTTTACAATCACCGATTAA
- a CDS encoding glutamate decarboxylase, with protein sequence MEDSNFRKGDAKTAIFGSEKMLQASPVDKIPDGPTTPEIAYQMVKDETFAQTQPRLNLATFVTTYMDDYATKLMNEAININYIDETEYPRIAVMNAKCINIVANLWNTPEQAKWKAGALAIGSSEACMLGGVAAWLRWRKKRLAAGKPVDKPNFVISTGFQVVWEKFAQLWQIEMRQVPLTLEKTTLDPEEALKMCDENTICIVPIQGVTWTGLNDDVEALDKALDAYNAKTGYDIPIHVDAASGGFILPFLKPELKWDFRLKWVLSISTSGHKFGLVYPGLGWVVWKDKSYLPDSMSFSVNYLGANITQVGLNFSRPAAQILGQYYQFIRLGFEGYKAVQENSMAVTQYLHDQIGKMAPFVNYSNEVVNPLFIWYLKPDYAKKAKWTLYDLQDKLKQSGWMVPAYTLPNNLENYVVMRIVARQGFSRDMADQLLNDITGAVTELEKLEYPTPTRIAQDKNQEVKGSVFTHTGVPHKKK encoded by the coding sequence ATGGAAGATTCTAATTTCAGAAAAGGTGATGCCAAGACAGCAATCTTTGGCTCGGAAAAGATGTTACAAGCCTCTCCAGTAGACAAAATCCCAGATGGCCCTACCACCCCGGAAATCGCGTATCAAATGGTTAAAGACGAGACGTTTGCCCAGACACAGCCTCGCTTGAACTTGGCGACATTCGTAACTACCTACATGGACGACTATGCAACCAAACTGATGAACGAGGCAATCAACATCAACTACATTGATGAAACGGAATATCCGCGTATTGCCGTTATGAATGCCAAATGTATCAATATCGTAGCGAATTTGTGGAATACCCCCGAACAGGCAAAATGGAAAGCCGGTGCATTGGCTATCGGTTCGTCCGAAGCATGTATGTTAGGTGGTGTTGCAGCCTGGCTACGCTGGCGTAAGAAAAGATTGGCTGCCGGTAAGCCTGTAGACAAACCGAACTTTGTTATCTCTACCGGATTTCAGGTTGTATGGGAAAAATTCGCCCAACTTTGGCAGATCGAAATGCGCCAAGTGCCTCTGACATTGGAGAAGACTACGCTCGATCCCGAAGAAGCATTGAAGATGTGTGATGAAAATACGATCTGTATCGTGCCGATTCAAGGAGTTACATGGACAGGTCTGAACGATGATGTGGAAGCTCTGGACAAAGCTCTCGACGCCTACAATGCAAAGACTGGCTACGATATTCCTATTCATGTGGATGCTGCTTCCGGCGGCTTTATCCTCCCGTTCCTGAAACCGGAATTGAAGTGGGACTTCCGTTTGAAATGGGTTCTTTCCATCAGTACGTCCGGACATAAGTTCGGTCTGGTTTATCCGGGTCTGGGTTGGGTTGTCTGGAAAGACAAGTCATATTTGCCTGATTCCATGTCGTTCAGCGTAAATTATCTGGGTGCCAACATTACCCAGGTCGGTTTGAATTTCTCCCGTCCTGCTGCCCAGATCCTCGGACAATACTACCAGTTCATCCGTCTCGGATTTGAAGGATATAAGGCTGTCCAGGAAAATAGCATGGCAGTTACCCAGTACCTACATGATCAGATTGGCAAGATGGCTCCGTTCGTAAACTACAGCAACGAAGTCGTGAATCCGCTGTTCATCTGGTATCTCAAACCGGATTATGCGAAGAAGGCGAAATGGACACTGTACGACTTGCAGGATAAACTGAAACAAAGCGGTTGGATGGTTCCCGCCTATACATTGCCAAACAATCTTGAAAATTATGTCGTGATGCGTATCGTTGCCCGCCAGGGATTCAGCCGTGACATGGCTGACCAGTTGCTGAACGATATTACGGGAGCCGTAACGGAACTTGAAAAACTCGAATATCCGACTCCTACCCGTATTGCACAGGATAAGAACCAGGAAGTGAAAGGTTCTGTATTTACTCATACAGGTGTACCTCATAAAAAGAAGTAA